From the Bacteroidia bacterium genome, one window contains:
- the pseH gene encoding UDP-4-amino-4,6-dideoxy-N-acetyl-beta-L-altrosamine N-acetyltransferase has translation MIQKAKFQIEPLTQNHLELVRFWRNQDSVRLNMEFQEVITAEMQLNWFKNLEQDSSRKYFVFSQNLIPIGLVHLAEIDFSTKSAQVGLFVGNEKFHGTGSAIPASLYIMNLAFGELGLETLFAKVKSSNQQAIQYNSFLGFQWIKKASELFEVYALTKDQFVKNQPRLEQIYRVDSIG, from the coding sequence ATGATTCAGAAAGCTAAGTTCCAAATCGAACCATTGACCCAAAATCACCTGGAATTGGTGCGATTTTGGCGCAACCAGGACTCGGTGAGACTGAACATGGAATTTCAGGAAGTTATTACAGCAGAAATGCAGTTGAATTGGTTCAAAAATTTAGAACAAGACTCCTCCCGAAAGTACTTTGTTTTTTCTCAAAATCTAATACCTATCGGTTTGGTGCATTTGGCTGAAATTGACTTTTCAACCAAATCGGCCCAGGTAGGCTTGTTTGTGGGAAATGAAAAATTCCATGGTACCGGCAGTGCCATTCCGGCCTCCTTGTATATTATGAATTTGGCCTTTGGAGAATTGGGTTTGGAAACCCTTTTTGCCAAAGTAAAAAGCAGCAACCAACAAGCTATTCAATACAATTCCTTTTTGGGATTCCAATGGATAAAAAAAGCATCCGAACTTTTTGAAGTTTATGCATTAACCAAAGATCAGTTTGTAAAAAACCAACCTCGCTTGGAACAAATTTATCGGGTGGATTCGATTGGATAA